The following are from one region of the Longimicrobium sp. genome:
- a CDS encoding amidohydrolase family protein: protein SLHREFPRMLAAGMTPYDILLTGTRNVGEYFQRQDAFGTIAVGRRADLLLVDANPLADVANLQRIAGVMVRGRWLPREEIQAGLRAIEARNPR from the coding sequence CTCGCTTCACCGCGAGTTTCCCCGCATGCTCGCCGCCGGGATGACGCCCTACGACATACTCCTAACGGGCACGCGCAACGTGGGAGAGTACTTTCAGCGCCAGGACGCGTTCGGCACCATCGCCGTGGGCCGCCGCGCCGACCTGCTGCTGGTGGACGCCAATCCCCTGGCCGACGTCGCCAACCTGCAGCGCATCGCCGGAGTGATGGTGCGCGGCCGCTGGCTTCCGCGGGAGGAGATCCAGGCGGGGCTGCGGGCCATCGAGGCGCGCAATCCCCGGTAG